In Oryza sativa Japonica Group chromosome 11, ASM3414082v1, the following are encoded in one genomic region:
- the LOC4351174 gene encoding importin beta-like SAD2 homolog isoform X2 produces MEVEAQTSAAAAAAGDELRSLLSATLSPDKAAVDAATEGLSRIAAASDPRFPISLLAVAAADGDQGTKVAAATYLKNYTRRNIDWGLSSPELYKEFRDRLAQALLQVEPFLLRVLIEVFRQVIEKDFVKENLWPELVPQLKQVIHSSNIISPGQHPEWNTINALRVLQSVVRPFQYFLNPKVAKEPVPPQLEQIASEILVPLQVTFHHIADKVLLSRDETNLEYEQLLLITSKCMYFTVRSYMPSRVKQILPSFCKDMFRILESLDFNSQYEDGATTRLKTAKRCLIILCTLVTRHRKHADDQMAHIVNSATRISSQSIHLHKLDPLSDQIISLSFDVISRVLETGPGWRLVSPHFSSLLDSAIFPALALNGKDITEWEDDTDEYMRKNLPCELDDISGWAEDLFTARKSAINLLGVIALSKGPPVVSAASKRKKGDKSKGKGERSSIGELLVIPFLSKFPIPPQGEDVSSKAVQNYFGVLMAFGGLQDFLTEKKDLTNTIIRNRILPLYSLDPCSPYLISAANWIIGQLALCLPEAMSTNIYHSLMKALTMEDFDELSCYPVRASASGAITELIENGYAPPDWLVLLQVVMKRISVEDENESTLLFQLLGTIIESGQEKVMPHIPEIVSNIANTIMKLLPPVPDPWPQAVERGFAALVSMAQAWESSAPDENKDIEMRVWQSGQFAMAQTFSHVLQKAWLLPVEQMGLSVCSSLPPLSCVNDASILLEFIMRSITSMEETASMKVFELVAIWADIIACWDSWEEMEDQGIFNTIKEAVNFHQNFDSNGFFLKILPSRSENSSQSSVISWVSSFITRAIEAYPSATWRACSCMHTLLHTPNFSHGAEDTRMTLAVSFAQAAFSRFKSVSDSPSGIWKPLILVISSCYICYPDAIEQVLRKYDSNGYAIWASALAQISSSSFNPGLSSESEIKLAVLTLATVIEHLLALSMGGTKLLHDCCVSLMESCIHLKEVQEDGDDGDGAEDLDDDDDDEEEEDTDEDDEDSDDDDVREETEEEFLQRYAAAAGGESIEIVEDGDIDDETQDIELGSLDEMDVQQVVLSMMKIRPDLIRAQTFPDGLMERMAETFPEYEQLFHVHRQA; encoded by the exons ATGGAGGTCGAAGCCCAgacctcggccgccgcggcggcggccggcgacgagctccggtcGCTCCTCTCCGCCACCCTGAGCCCCGAcaaggcggcggtggacgccgCCACGGAAGGGCTCTCCaggatcgccgccgcctccgacccCCGCTtccccatctccctcctcgccgtcgccgcag CTGATGGGGACCAAGGAACAAAAGTTGCTGCAGCAACATACTTGAAGAATTACACACGCCGAAATATTGACTGGGGGTTGTCATCACCTGAGCTTTATAAAGAGTTCCGTGATCGGCTCGCCCAGGCGTTGCTTCAAGTGGAACCTTTCCTTCTTCGAGTATTGATTGAAGTT TTCCGCCAAGTCATAGAAAAAGATTTTGTCAAGGAAAATTTGTGGCCTGAACTTGTCCCCCAGTTGAAGCAAGTGATCCACAGCAGCAATATAATAAGTCCAGGCCAGCATCCTGAATGGAATACTATCAACGCACTCAGAGTACTTCAATCTGTTGTTAGGCCCTTCCAG TACTTCTTGAACCCCAAAGTAGCAAAAGAGCCTGTTCCACCACAATTGGAGCAAATCGCATCTGAGATTCTTGTACCACTACAAGTGACATTCCATCACATTGCTGACAAG GTTCTGTTGTCACGAGATGAGACTAATCTGGAATACGAGCAACTCCTACTCATCACGAGCAAGTGCATGTATTTCACT GTTAGGTCATACATGCCATCTAGGGTAAAGCAGATTTTGCCTTCCTTTTGCAAAGACATGTTCCGCATACTAGAATCACTGGATTTCAACAGTCAATATGAAGATGGAGCTACAACAAGGCTCAAGACTGCAAAGAGATGCCTCATCATACTTTGCACACTTGTTACTCGTCACCGGAAACATGCTGACGA CCAGATGGCACATATTGTCAACAGCGCAACCAGAATATCAAGTCAAAGCATTCATTTACAT AAACTCGACCCTCTCTCTGATCAGATCATTTCATTGTCATTTGATGTAATTTCTCGTGTTCTGGAGACAGGCCCT GGATGGCGACTTGTTTCACCACATTTTTCTTCACTTCTGGATTCAGCAATTTTTCCAGCTTTAGCATTAAACGGAAAG GATATAACAGAGTGGGAAGACGATACTGATGAGTACATGCGGAAAAATCTACCTTGTGAACTT GACGACATTTCAGGATGGGCTGAGGATTTATTCACAGCAAGAAAAAGTGCTATCAATTTACTTGGTGTTATAGCCCTATCGAAG GGCCCACCAGTTGTATCTGCAGCTTCTAAGCGTAAGAAAGGTGATAAAAGTAAAGGAAAAGGAGAAAGGAGCTCCATTGGGGAGTTATTGGTTATACCATTCCTGTCAAAATTTCCTATACCTCCCCAAGGGGAAGATGTGTCATCAAAGGCAGTGCAGAA TTATTTCGGTGTTCTAATGGCATTTGGGGGCCTCCAAGAT TTTCTGACTGAGAAGAAAGATCTGACAAATACAATCATTAGGAATCGTATTCTTCCACTGTATTCCCTGGATCCATGCAGTCCATATTTGATTTCTGCAGCAAACTGGATTATTGGACAGCTTGCGTTGTGCCTACCAGAG GCCATGAGCACAAATATTTATCATTCATTAATGAAGGCATTGACGATGGAGGATTTTGATGAGTTGAGCTGTTATCCTGTCCGTGCTTCTGCTTCTGGTGCCATTACAGAACTCATTGAG AATGGTTATGCTCCTCCTGATTGGCTTGTCCTTTTACAAGTGGTGATGAAAAGGATAAGCGTTGAAGATGAAAATGAGTCTACTCTTTTGTTTCAGCTTCTGGGCACAATAATCGAGTCTGGCCAAGAAAAAGTTATGCCTCACATTCCTGAAATTGTATCTAACATAGCCAATACCATAATGAAGCTATTGCCCCCTGTGCCAGATCCCTGGCCTCAG GCTGTTGAACGGGGTTTTGCTGCACTGGTATCGATGGCTCAAGCTTGGGAAAGCTCTGCACCAGATGAAAACAAGGACATTGAAATGAGGGTCTGGCAGTCAGGCCAGTTTGCTATGGCCCAAACATTTTCGCATGTGTTACAAAAGGCTTGGTTGCTACCAGTTGAGCAAATG GGGTTATCTGTTTGCTCTTCATTGCCACCTCTGTCGTGTGTAAATGATGCTTCTATTTTACTTGAGTTCATTATGAGGTCTATCACCTCTATGGAAGAAACTGCAAGTATGAAGGTGTTTGAGCTAGTAGCTATATGGGCTGACATAATTGCTTGTTGGGATTCTTGGGAGGAAATGGAGGATCAGGGAATTTTCAATACAATCAAAGAAGCTGTTAACTTCCATCAAAACTTTGATTCTAATGGTTTCTTCCTGAAAATACTCCCTTCCCGATCTGAAAATAGTTCACAAAGTTCAGTCATAAGTTGGGTTTCTAGTTTTATAACCAGGGCCATTGAAGCTTACCCATCTGCAACATGGAGGGCAtgttcatgcatgcatacactGCTGCACACTCCTAATTTCTCTCATGGAGCAGAAGATACTAGAATGACTCTTGCTGTATCCTTTGCGCAAGCAGCATTCTCCCGTTTCAAGTCTGTATCTGACAGCCCTTCTGGGATATGGAAACCACTAATACTAGTCATTTCGTCATGCTACATATGCTACCCTGATGCTATTGAGCAAGTCTTACGCAAATATGACAGTAACGGTTATGCGATATGGGCATCTGCATTAGCACAAATCTCAAGTAGCTCTTTCAATCCTGGCTTGTCATCTGAATCCGAGATCAAACTAGCTG TGTTAACGTTAGCAACTGTGATTGAGCATCTTTTGGCCCTTTCTATGGGTGGCACCAAACTATTGCATGATTGCTGTGTATCATTGATGGAGTCTTGCATCCATCTGAAGGAAGTTCAAGAGGATGGGGATGATGGTGATGGTGCAGAAGatcttgatgatgatgatgatgatgaagaggaggaagacaccGATGAAGATGATGAG GAttcggatgatgatgatgtacgAGAAGAGACAGAAGAGGAATTTCTTCAAAGATATGCAGCGGCTGCCGGTGGTGAATCAATTGAAATTGTTGAGGACGGTGACATTGATGATGAAACCCAAGACATTGAATTGG GTTCCCTGGATGAAATGGATGTACAGCAGGTGGTTCTTTCGATGATGAAGATTCGTCCTGATCTCATTCGCGCTCAAACATTTCCGGATGGCCTAATGGAGAGAATGGCAGAAACGTTTCCTGAATATGAACAGCTGTTCCATGTTCATCGGCAAGCCTAG
- the LOC4351174 gene encoding importin beta-like SAD2 homolog isoform X1: MEVEAQTSAAAAAAGDELRSLLSATLSPDKAAVDAATEGLSRIAAASDPRFPISLLAVAAADGDQGTKVAAATYLKNYTRRNIDWGLSSPELYKEFRDRLAQALLQVEPFLLRVLIEVFRQVIEKDFVKENLWPELVPQLKQVIHSSNIISPGQHPEWNTINALRVLQSVVRPFQYFLNPKVAKEPVPPQLEQIASEILVPLQVTFHHIADKVLLSRDETNLEYEQLLLITSKCMYFTVRSYMPSRVKQILPSFCKDMFRILESLDFNSQYEDGATTRLKTAKRCLIILCTLVTRHRKHADDQMAHIVNSATRISSQSIHLHKLDPLSDQIISLSFDVISRVLETGPGWRLVSPHFSSLLDSAIFPALALNGKDITEWEDDTDEYMRKNLPCELDDISGWAEDLFTARKSAINLLGVIALSKGPPVVSAASKRKKGDKSKGKGERSSIGELLVIPFLSKFPIPPQGEDVSSKAVQNYFGVLMAFGGLQDFLTEKKDLTNTIIRNRILPLYSLDPCSPYLISAANWIIGQLALCLPEAMSTNIYHSLMKALTMEDFDELSCYPVRASASGAITELIENGYAPPDWLVLLQVVMKRISVEDENESTLLFQLLGTIIESGQEKVMPHIPEIVSNIANTIMKLLPPVPDPWPQAVERGFAALVSMAQAWESSAPDENKDIEMRVWQSGQFAMAQTFSHVLQKAWLLPVEQMGLSVCSSLPPLSCVNDASILLEFIMRSITSMEETASMKVFELVAIWADIIACWDSWEEMEDQGIFNTIKEAVNFHQNFDSNGFFLKILPSRSENSSQSSVISWVSSFITRAIEAYPSATWRACSCMHTLLHTPNFSHGAEDTRMTLAVSFAQAAFSRFKSVSDSPSGIWKPLILVISSCYICYPDAIEQVLRKYDSNGYAIWASALAQISSSSFNPGLSSESEIKLAVLTLATVIEHLLALSMGGTKLLHDCCVSLMESCIHLKEVQEDGDDGDGAEDLDDDDDDEEEEDTDEDDEDYNQDSDDDDVREETEEEFLQRYAAAAGGESIEIVEDGDIDDETQDIELGSLDEMDVQQVVLSMMKIRPDLIRAQTFPDGLMERMAETFPEYEQLFHVHRQA, encoded by the exons ATGGAGGTCGAAGCCCAgacctcggccgccgcggcggcggccggcgacgagctccggtcGCTCCTCTCCGCCACCCTGAGCCCCGAcaaggcggcggtggacgccgCCACGGAAGGGCTCTCCaggatcgccgccgcctccgacccCCGCTtccccatctccctcctcgccgtcgccgcag CTGATGGGGACCAAGGAACAAAAGTTGCTGCAGCAACATACTTGAAGAATTACACACGCCGAAATATTGACTGGGGGTTGTCATCACCTGAGCTTTATAAAGAGTTCCGTGATCGGCTCGCCCAGGCGTTGCTTCAAGTGGAACCTTTCCTTCTTCGAGTATTGATTGAAGTT TTCCGCCAAGTCATAGAAAAAGATTTTGTCAAGGAAAATTTGTGGCCTGAACTTGTCCCCCAGTTGAAGCAAGTGATCCACAGCAGCAATATAATAAGTCCAGGCCAGCATCCTGAATGGAATACTATCAACGCACTCAGAGTACTTCAATCTGTTGTTAGGCCCTTCCAG TACTTCTTGAACCCCAAAGTAGCAAAAGAGCCTGTTCCACCACAATTGGAGCAAATCGCATCTGAGATTCTTGTACCACTACAAGTGACATTCCATCACATTGCTGACAAG GTTCTGTTGTCACGAGATGAGACTAATCTGGAATACGAGCAACTCCTACTCATCACGAGCAAGTGCATGTATTTCACT GTTAGGTCATACATGCCATCTAGGGTAAAGCAGATTTTGCCTTCCTTTTGCAAAGACATGTTCCGCATACTAGAATCACTGGATTTCAACAGTCAATATGAAGATGGAGCTACAACAAGGCTCAAGACTGCAAAGAGATGCCTCATCATACTTTGCACACTTGTTACTCGTCACCGGAAACATGCTGACGA CCAGATGGCACATATTGTCAACAGCGCAACCAGAATATCAAGTCAAAGCATTCATTTACAT AAACTCGACCCTCTCTCTGATCAGATCATTTCATTGTCATTTGATGTAATTTCTCGTGTTCTGGAGACAGGCCCT GGATGGCGACTTGTTTCACCACATTTTTCTTCACTTCTGGATTCAGCAATTTTTCCAGCTTTAGCATTAAACGGAAAG GATATAACAGAGTGGGAAGACGATACTGATGAGTACATGCGGAAAAATCTACCTTGTGAACTT GACGACATTTCAGGATGGGCTGAGGATTTATTCACAGCAAGAAAAAGTGCTATCAATTTACTTGGTGTTATAGCCCTATCGAAG GGCCCACCAGTTGTATCTGCAGCTTCTAAGCGTAAGAAAGGTGATAAAAGTAAAGGAAAAGGAGAAAGGAGCTCCATTGGGGAGTTATTGGTTATACCATTCCTGTCAAAATTTCCTATACCTCCCCAAGGGGAAGATGTGTCATCAAAGGCAGTGCAGAA TTATTTCGGTGTTCTAATGGCATTTGGGGGCCTCCAAGAT TTTCTGACTGAGAAGAAAGATCTGACAAATACAATCATTAGGAATCGTATTCTTCCACTGTATTCCCTGGATCCATGCAGTCCATATTTGATTTCTGCAGCAAACTGGATTATTGGACAGCTTGCGTTGTGCCTACCAGAG GCCATGAGCACAAATATTTATCATTCATTAATGAAGGCATTGACGATGGAGGATTTTGATGAGTTGAGCTGTTATCCTGTCCGTGCTTCTGCTTCTGGTGCCATTACAGAACTCATTGAG AATGGTTATGCTCCTCCTGATTGGCTTGTCCTTTTACAAGTGGTGATGAAAAGGATAAGCGTTGAAGATGAAAATGAGTCTACTCTTTTGTTTCAGCTTCTGGGCACAATAATCGAGTCTGGCCAAGAAAAAGTTATGCCTCACATTCCTGAAATTGTATCTAACATAGCCAATACCATAATGAAGCTATTGCCCCCTGTGCCAGATCCCTGGCCTCAG GCTGTTGAACGGGGTTTTGCTGCACTGGTATCGATGGCTCAAGCTTGGGAAAGCTCTGCACCAGATGAAAACAAGGACATTGAAATGAGGGTCTGGCAGTCAGGCCAGTTTGCTATGGCCCAAACATTTTCGCATGTGTTACAAAAGGCTTGGTTGCTACCAGTTGAGCAAATG GGGTTATCTGTTTGCTCTTCATTGCCACCTCTGTCGTGTGTAAATGATGCTTCTATTTTACTTGAGTTCATTATGAGGTCTATCACCTCTATGGAAGAAACTGCAAGTATGAAGGTGTTTGAGCTAGTAGCTATATGGGCTGACATAATTGCTTGTTGGGATTCTTGGGAGGAAATGGAGGATCAGGGAATTTTCAATACAATCAAAGAAGCTGTTAACTTCCATCAAAACTTTGATTCTAATGGTTTCTTCCTGAAAATACTCCCTTCCCGATCTGAAAATAGTTCACAAAGTTCAGTCATAAGTTGGGTTTCTAGTTTTATAACCAGGGCCATTGAAGCTTACCCATCTGCAACATGGAGGGCAtgttcatgcatgcatacactGCTGCACACTCCTAATTTCTCTCATGGAGCAGAAGATACTAGAATGACTCTTGCTGTATCCTTTGCGCAAGCAGCATTCTCCCGTTTCAAGTCTGTATCTGACAGCCCTTCTGGGATATGGAAACCACTAATACTAGTCATTTCGTCATGCTACATATGCTACCCTGATGCTATTGAGCAAGTCTTACGCAAATATGACAGTAACGGTTATGCGATATGGGCATCTGCATTAGCACAAATCTCAAGTAGCTCTTTCAATCCTGGCTTGTCATCTGAATCCGAGATCAAACTAGCTG TGTTAACGTTAGCAACTGTGATTGAGCATCTTTTGGCCCTTTCTATGGGTGGCACCAAACTATTGCATGATTGCTGTGTATCATTGATGGAGTCTTGCATCCATCTGAAGGAAGTTCAAGAGGATGGGGATGATGGTGATGGTGCAGAAGatcttgatgatgatgatgatgatgaagaggaggaagacaccGATGAAGATGATGAG GATTATAATCAGGAttcggatgatgatgatgtacgAGAAGAGACAGAAGAGGAATTTCTTCAAAGATATGCAGCGGCTGCCGGTGGTGAATCAATTGAAATTGTTGAGGACGGTGACATTGATGATGAAACCCAAGACATTGAATTGG GTTCCCTGGATGAAATGGATGTACAGCAGGTGGTTCTTTCGATGATGAAGATTCGTCCTGATCTCATTCGCGCTCAAACATTTCCGGATGGCCTAATGGAGAGAATGGCAGAAACGTTTCCTGAATATGAACAGCTGTTCCATGTTCATCGGCAAGCCTAG
- the LOC9272295 gene encoding ATP-citrate synthase alpha chain protein 2 yields the protein MARKKIREYDSKRLLKEHLKRLAGIDLQILSAQVTQSTDFTELVNQQPWLSTMKLVVKPDMLFGKRGKSGLVALNLDIAQVKEFVKERLGVEVEMGGCKAPITTFIVEPFVPHDQEYYLSIVSERLGSTISFSECGGIEIEENWDKVKTIFLPTEKPMTPDACAPLIATLPLEARGKIGDFIKGVFAVFQDLDFSFLEMNPFTIVNGEPYPLDMRGELDDTAAFKNFKKWGNIEFPLPFGRVLSSTEGFIHDLDEKTSASLKFTVLNPKGRIWTMVAGGGASVIYADTVGDLGYASELGNYAEYSGAPNEEEVLQYARVVLDCATADPDGRKRALLIGGGIANFTDVGATFSGIIRALREKESKLKAARMHIYVRRGGPNYQTGLAKMRKLGAELGVPIEVYGPEATMTGICKQAIECVMAAA from the exons ATGGCGCGCAAGAAGATCCGGGAGTACGACTCCAAGCGCCTCCTCAAGGAGCACCTCAAGCGCCTCGCCGGTATCGACCTCCAGATCCTCTCCGCCCAG GTTACACAATCGACGGACTTCACAGAGCTGGTAAACCAGCAGCCATGGCTGTCAACCATGAAGTTGGTCGTGAAGCCCGACATGCTGTTCGGGAAGCGTGGCAAGAGCGGACTTGTGGCCCTCAACCTAGATATTGCTCAAGTCAAGGAGTTTGTGAAGGAGAGGCTGGGAGTTGAG GTCGAGATGGGTGGCTGCAAGGCTCCAATCACCACCTTCATTGTGGAGCCATTTGTACCCCATGATCAAGAATACTACCTTTCTATTGTCTCGGAGAGGCTGGGCAGCACCATTAGCTTCTCGGAATGTGGAGGAATAGAAATTGAGGAGAACTGGGACAAGGTTAAGACAATTTTTCTTCCCACTGAGAAGCCAATGACACCTGATGCATGTGCTCCCTTGATTGCTACCCTTCCATTGGAG GCACGTGGAAAAATTGGTGATTTCATTAAAGGAGTCTTTGCTGTTTTCCAAG ACTTAGATTTCTCATTTCTCGAGATGAACCCATTTACCATCGTGAATGGAGAGCCGTATCCTCTGGACATGAGAGGAGAATTAGATGACACAGCAGCTTTCAAAAACTTCAAGAA GTGGGGAAATATCGAATTCCCACTACCATTCGGTAGAGTTCTCAGTTCTACAGAAGGCTTTATCCATGACTTGGATGAGAAG ACAAGTGCATCTCTGAAGTTCACCGTTTTGAACCCAAAGGGGCGCATCTGGACAATGGTTGCTGGAGGTGGTGCCAGTGTCATATATGCTGATACA GTCGGAGATTTGGGATATGCTTCAGAATTAGGAAACTATGCAGAGTATAGCGGTGCTCCCAATGAGGAGGAGGTTCTGCAGTATGCTAGAGTAGTACTTGAT TGTGCGACTGCTGATCCTGATGGCCGCAAGAGAGCTCTTCTCATTGGAGGGGGTATAGCTAACTTCACCGACGTCGGGGCCACATTTAGCGGCATCATTCGGGCCTTAAGAGAGAAG GAATCCAAGTTGAAGGCTGCAAGGATGCACATCTATGTCCGACGTGGTGGTCCAAATTACCAAACTGGGCTGGCTAAAATGCGCAAGCTTGGCGCAGAACTCGGCGTCCCGATTGAG GTGTATGGGCCAGAAGCGACGATGACTGGAATCTGCAAGCAAGCAATTGAATGCGTTATGGCCGCAGCATAA